One segment of Balaenoptera ricei isolate mBalRic1 chromosome 8, mBalRic1.hap2, whole genome shotgun sequence DNA contains the following:
- the LOC132369709 gene encoding LOW QUALITY PROTEIN: lysine-specific demethylase 4D-like (The sequence of the model RefSeq protein was modified relative to this genomic sequence to represent the inferred CDS: inserted 4 bases in 2 codons) has protein sequence MQSKHFGSQNPSWKIRTFHPTMEEFEDFNKYIVYMESQGAHQAGLAKVIPPKGWKARQTYDDIDDILIAAPLQQVTTGKAGVFTQHHKKKKAMTVSEYRRLTNSEKHQTPFYSDFEDLERKYWKTRLYDSPVYGADVSGSLFDQSTEQWNLGHLGTIQDLLEQECGVVIEGVNTPYLYFGMWKTAFAWHTEDMDLYSINYLHFGEPKTWYAVPPEHGRRLERLARQLFPGSARGCEAFLRHKVALISPTVLKDNGIPFDRVTQEAGEFIVTFPYGYHSGFNHGFNCAEAINFACPRWIDYGKAASQCSCGEARVAFSMDAFVRILQPERYELWKRGQERTVVDHTQPTAPDSQVLNAWREVRAPLGAALGQRHHLPRRALCPRRAVAAGAGTSHRVPVRAGCRRPSPARGSCSAAQLGAAAAYSSAEPGLTPPLTPAPCAADLHLTGRYGSRRRPREEGTRDRTVRALAKRRLSLDTMHTSLDFTSQLLFAGEPLMDNRALLSPWLQHPSKASGCCCAPDLQPLGPPLDSENPMHPGPCLSSLEGITSSFLDSVPLIPPNVIGTLRVFPRDNAGNCRAPVNFCEVVRLDHSYASKSLVPAAETSLPHXLDCDPLGLKLEAPAXLESWEEFLTNGWSSICEPMTTEEFAKCDFI, from the exons ATGCAGTCTAAGCACTTTGGTAGCCAGAACCCAAGTTGGAAGATTAGGACCTTCCACCCAACCATGGAAGAATTTGAAgatttcaacaaatatattgTTTACATGGAGTCTCAAGGTGCACACCAAGCTGGCCTAGCCAAGGTAATTCCACCGAAAGGATGGAAAGCCAGACAGACGTACGATGATATCGATGACATCTTAATAGCCGCTCCCCTCCAGCAGGTGACCACTGGGAAGGCAGGTGTGTTTACTCAACAccacaaaaagaagaaagccatGACCGTGAGCGAGTATCGCCGCTTAACAAACAGTGAAAAACACCAGACTCCATTCTATTCTGATTTTGAAGACCTGGAGCGAAAATATTGGAAAACACGCCTCTATGATTCACCAGTATATGGTGCGGACGTGAGTGGCTCCTTATTCGATCAAAGCACGGAGCAGTGGAACCTTGGACACCTGGGAACCATTCAGGACCTGCTGGAGCAGGAGTGCGGAGTGGTCATCGAGGGCGTCAACACCCCCTACCTGTACTTCGGCATGTGGAAGACCGCCTTCGCCTGGCACACGGAGGACATGGACCTTTACAGCATCAACTACCTGCACTTCGGGGAGCCCAAGACGTGGTACGCGGTGCCCCCGGAGCACGGCCGGCGCCTGGAACGCCTGGCCAGGCAGCTTTTCCCGGGCAGCGCGCGGGGCTGTGAGGCCTTCCTGCGGCACAAGGTGGCTCTCATCTCGCCCACGGTCCTCAAGGACAACGGCATCCCCTTCGATCGGGTCACTCAGGAGGCTGGGGAGTTCATCGTGACCTTTCCCTATGGCTACCACTCTGGCTTCAACCATGGCTTCAACTGCGCGGAGGCCATCAATTTCGCCTGCCCGCGCTGGATCGATTATGGCAAAGCGGCCTCGCAGTGCAGCTGCGGGGAGGCCCGGGTCGCCTTCTCCATGGACGCCTTCGTGCGCATCCTGCAACCGGAGCGCTACGAGCTGTGGAAACGCGGGCAGGAGCGGACCGTGGTGGACCACACGCAGCCCACGGCGCCCGACAGCCAGGTCCTGAACGCCTGGAGGGAGGTCCGCGCGCCCCTGGGAGCCGCTCTCGGCCAGAGGCACCACCTGCCCCGCCGCGCTCTGTGCCCCCGCAGGGCTGTAGCCGCGGGCGCTGGGACCAGCCACCGAGTCCCTGTGCGTGCTGGGTGCCGGCGCCCCTCGCCGGCCCGGGGTTCTTGCTCTGCCGCCCAGCTCGGGGCTGCTGCTGCCTACAGCTCCGCGGAGCCCGGCCTGACTCCACCTCTGACCCCAGCTCCATGTGCTGCGGATCTCCACCTAACTGGCCGGTACGGTTCTCGTCGTCGTCCTCGGGAAGAGGGGACTCGGGACCGGACTGTCCGGGCCCTGGCTAAGAGGCGCCTCTCCTTAGACACAATGCACACATCTCTGGACTTCACATCTCAGCTCCTGTTTGCTGGCGAACCCTTGATGGACAACCGTGCATTGCTGAGCCCGTGGCTCCAGCATCCTTCTAAGGCTTCCGGGTGCTGTTGTGCCCCTGATCTTCAACCCTTGGGTCCCCCATTGGATTCCGAAAACCCGATGCACCCGGGTCCATGCCTGTCATCTCTGGAGGGTATTACATCCAGTTTCCTTGACAGCGTCCCTTTGATTCCTCCCAACGTCATTGGGACTCTGAGAGTGTTCCCCAGGGACAATGCTGGGAACTGCAGGGCCCCCGTGAACTTCTGTGAGGTTGTAAGGTTGGACCACTCTTATGCCTCTAAGAGTCTTGTCCCAGCTGCAGAGACCAGTCTCCCGCA CCTTGACTGTGACCCCCTGGGGCTAAAGCTAGAGGCACCTGC TCTCGAGTCCTGGGAGGAATTCCTCACCAATGGATGGTCTTCAATCTGTGAGCCCATGACTACTGAAGAATTTGCTAAATGTGACTTTATCTGA
- the LOC132369710 gene encoding lysine-specific demethylase 4D-like, giving the protein MKAMKSKSNWAQNPSCRIMVFHPTKEEFNDFDKYIAYMESQGAHRAGVAKIIPPKDWKARQTYDDINDILIAAPLQQVTSGQAGVFTQYHKKKKAMTVGEYHHLANSEKYRTPPHFDFKDLERKYWKTRLYDSPVYGADVSGSLFDQSTEQWNLGHLGTIQDLLEQECGVVIEGVNTPYLYFGMWKTAFAWHTEDMDLYSINYLHFGEPKTWYAVPPEHGRRLERLARQLFPGSARGCEAFLRHKVALISPTVLKDNGIPFDRVTQEAGEFIVTFPYGYHSGFNHGFNCAEAINFACPRWIDYGKAASQCSCGEARVAFSMDAFVRILQPERYELWKRGQERTVVDHTQPTAPDSQVLNAWREVRAPLGAALGQRHHLPRRALRPRRAVAAGAGTSHRVPVRAGCRRPSPARGSCSAAQFGAAATGTSGEPGPTQPPTPGPSAPDRHPAGRCGPRRRPWEQGPQEPAAPPRAKRRLSLDTDQDPEAPPLPVEAPSPDSAAPLSPGLQHPATASGCGCGPVP; this is encoded by the coding sequence ATGAAAGCTATGAAGTCTAAGTCCAACTGGGCCCAGAACCCAAGTTGTAGAATAATGGTATTTCATCCAACCAAAGAAGAGTTTAATGATTTCGATAAATACATTGCTTATATGGAATCCCAAGGTGCACACCGAGCAGGCGTGGCGAAGATCATTCCACCCAAGGACTGGAAAGCCAGACAGACCTATGATGATATCAATGACATCTTAATAGCCGCTCCCCTCCAGCAGGTGACTTCTGGGCAGGCAGGTGTGTTTACTCAATAccacaaaaagaagaaagccatGACCGTGGGTGAGTACCACCACTTAGCAAATAGTGAAAAATACCGGACGCCACCACACTTTGATTTTAAGGACCTGGAGCGAAAATATTGGAAAACACGCCTCTATGATTCACCAGTATATGGTGCGGACGTGAGTGGCTCCTTATTCGATCAAAGCACGGAGCAGTGGAACCTTGGACACCTGGGAACCATTCAGGACCTGCTGGAGCAGGAGTGCGGAGTGGTCATCGAGGGCGTCAACACCCCCTACCTGTACTTCGGCATGTGGAAGACCGCCTTCGCCTGGCACACGGAGGACATGGACCTTTACAGCATCAACTACCTGCACTTCGGGGAGCCCAAGACGTGGTACGCGGTGCCCCCGGAGCACGGCCGGCGCCTGGAACGCCTGGCCAGGCAGCTTTTCCCGGGCAGCGCGCGGGGCTGTGAGGCCTTCCTGCGGCACAAGGTGGCTCTCATCTCGCCCACGGTCCTCAAGGACAACGGCATCCCCTTCGATCGGGTCACTCAGGAGGCTGGGGAGTTCATCGTGACCTTTCCCTATGGCTACCACTCTGGCTTCAACCATGGCTTCAACTGCGCGGAGGCCATCAATTTCGCCTGCCCGCGCTGGATCGATTATGGCAAAGCGGCCTCGCAGTGCAGCTGCGGGGAGGCCCGGGTCGCCTTCTCCATGGACGCCTTCGTGCGCATCCTGCAACCGGAGCGCTACGAGCTGTGGAAACGCGGGCAGGAGCGGACCGTGGTGGACCACACGCAGCCCACGGCGCCCGACAGCCAGGTCCTGAACGCCTGGAGGGAGGTCCGCGCGCCCCTGGGAGCCGCTCTCGGCCAGAGGCACCACCTGCCCCGCCGCGCTCTGCGCCCCCGTAGGGCTGTAGCCGCGGGCGCTGGGACCAGCCACCGAGTCCCTGTGCGTGCTGGGTGCCGGCGCCCCTCGCCGGCCCGGGGTTCTTGCTCTGCCGCCCAGTTCGGGGCTGCGGCCACCGGCACCTCCGGCGAGCCCGGCCCGACCCAGCCGCCGACCCCAGGTCCATCCGCCCCGGATCGCCACCCAGCTGGAAGATGTGGCCCTCGTCGTCGTCCTTGGGAACAGGGCCCTCAGGAGCCAGCTGCTCCCCCCAGGGCTAAGAGGAGGCTTTCGTTAGACACAGATCAGGACCCCGAGGCTCCGCCCCTGCCTGTGGAGGCACCCTCGCCGGACAGCGCCGCCCCGCTCAGCCCTGGGCTCCAGCATCCCGCCACGGCTTCTGGCTGTGGTTGTGGCCCCGTCCCCTAA